In a genomic window of Tissierella sp. Yu-01:
- the udk gene encoding uridine kinase: MKRPILIGIAGGTGSGKSTVTKEIFKTISDDNVIVIEQDSYYKDQSHLSFEQRIDTNYDHPDAFDNKLLIKHLSELLDGKTIEKPIYDFENHNRKKETIRVEPKDIIILEGILILFEKEIRDLLDIKIFVDTDSDVRIIRRILRDMKDRGRTLDSVIVQYMGTVRPAHLQFVEPTKRYADIIIPEGGYNKVAIDIIVAKINEIIKKP, encoded by the coding sequence ATGAAGCGCCCCATATTAATTGGAATAGCAGGTGGTACAGGTTCTGGGAAATCAACAGTTACAAAAGAGATATTTAAAACTATTAGTGACGATAATGTAATCGTAATAGAACAGGACTCATACTATAAGGATCAAAGCCATTTATCATTTGAGCAAAGAATAGATACAAACTATGATCACCCAGATGCATTTGATAATAAACTATTGATAAAGCATCTATCGGAATTATTAGATGGTAAAACAATTGAAAAGCCGATATATGATTTTGAAAATCATAACAGAAAAAAAGAAACAATAAGAGTAGAACCAAAGGATATTATTATACTAGAAGGTATATTAATTTTATTTGAAAAGGAAATAAGAGATTTATTAGATATAAAGATATTTGTGGATACAGATTCTGATGTGAGAATTATACGTAGAATATTAAGAGATATGAAGGATAGAGGTAGAACCTTAGATTCTGTTATTGTTCAATATATGGGAACTGTAAGACCTGCCCACTTACAATTTGTTGAACCTACAAAAAGATATGCTGATATAATCATACCTGAAGGTGGATATAATAAAGTTGCAATAGATATTATTGTTGCTAAGATTAATGAAATTATAAAGAAACCATAA